Proteins from one Candidatus Sulfotelmatobacter sp. genomic window:
- a CDS encoding transporter substrate-binding domain-containing protein codes for MKLYRRTALSLLLAALAALAPPAAQAAPTAKDELAPTGTLRVAVAISNLGGPFWSAVGPDGSVTGVPVDLGRALAQRLGVPVTFVKYENSGQITDAAASGAWDVTFVPEDAARAQKMAFGPIYNSADATFLVRPGSTAQSFADLDNPAVKVVAVANTTTLRGAQRALAHNTVVGVQKVDDIVAGMRAGTIDAFANLRDQLVPLSAQLPGSRVLPGAFQQTKTAVAVPLDHPAALAYVSAFLAQAKTDGTLRRLFDAHGLQAIAIAP; via the coding sequence ATGAAGCTGTACCGCCGCACCGCGCTCTCGTTGCTCCTGGCCGCGCTCGCGGCACTGGCACCGCCCGCCGCGCAGGCCGCCCCGACCGCGAAGGACGAGCTGGCACCGACCGGCACGCTGCGGGTCGCGGTCGCCATCAGCAACCTGGGCGGGCCGTTCTGGTCGGCGGTCGGACCCGATGGGAGCGTGACCGGCGTGCCGGTCGACCTCGGCCGCGCGCTGGCGCAGCGGCTCGGCGTTCCGGTGACGTTCGTCAAATACGAGAACTCGGGGCAGATCACCGACGCCGCGGCGAGCGGCGCGTGGGACGTCACCTTCGTCCCCGAAGACGCCGCGCGCGCGCAGAAGATGGCGTTCGGGCCGATCTACAATTCCGCCGACGCGACCTTTCTGGTGCGGCCGGGCTCGACGGCGCAGAGCTTCGCCGATCTCGACAATCCGGCCGTGAAGGTCGTGGCCGTCGCCAACACGACGACGCTGCGCGGCGCGCAGCGCGCGCTCGCGCACAACACCGTCGTCGGCGTGCAGAAGGTCGACGACATCGTCGCCGGGATGCGGGCCGGTACGATCGACGCGTTCGCCAACCTGCGCGACCAGCTGGTCCCGCTCTCGGCGCAGCTCCCCGGCTCGCGCGTTCTGCCCGGCGCGTTCCAGCAGACGAAGACCGCGGTCGCGGTGCCGCTCGATCATCCGGCCGCGCTCGCGTACGTGTCGGCGTTCCTCGCGCAAGCGAAGACCGACGGCACGCTGCGCCGGCTGTTCGACGCCCACGGTCTGCAGGCGATCGCGATCGCGCCCTAG
- a CDS encoding sigma-70 family RNA polymerase sigma factor, whose translation MSTDDREAQIRALLPVVRAVAKRLHRMVPGADMDDLIGDGSVGLIRAVDAYDPARNIPLEQYARKVVLGAMLNGMRRLDPVSERVRRRVRNAENARFAQAQRLGYVPSLQSLAARDPALARARIDAHRAVPLSLDVALPIGERLVLDAGGDPQQVAAERAERARIRAAIDALPPRQRRIVLAHYYGERSLRSLGGPLGISPQRVSQLHLLAVKRLRVALAPERM comes from the coding sequence ATGAGCACCGACGATCGCGAAGCGCAGATCCGCGCGCTGCTGCCCGTCGTGCGCGCGGTCGCGAAGCGGCTGCACCGCATGGTGCCGGGCGCCGACATGGACGACTTGATCGGCGACGGCAGCGTGGGGCTGATCCGCGCCGTCGACGCTTACGACCCGGCGCGCAACATCCCGCTCGAGCAGTACGCGCGCAAGGTCGTGCTGGGCGCGATGCTCAACGGGATGCGGCGGCTCGATCCCGTCTCCGAGCGGGTGCGCCGGCGCGTGCGCAACGCCGAGAACGCGCGCTTCGCGCAGGCGCAGCGGCTGGGCTACGTGCCGAGCCTGCAGTCGCTGGCGGCACGCGATCCGGCCTTGGCACGCGCGCGCATCGACGCGCACCGCGCGGTGCCCCTCTCGCTCGACGTCGCGCTGCCGATCGGCGAACGACTCGTGCTCGACGCGGGCGGCGATCCGCAGCAAGTCGCCGCCGAGCGCGCGGAGCGCGCCCGCATCCGCGCCGCGATCGACGCCCTACCGCCGCGCCAGCGCCGCATCGTGCTGGCGCACTACTACGGCGAACGATCGCTGCGCTCGCTGGGCGGTCCGCTCGGCATCTCGCCGCAGCGCGTCTCGCAGCTGCACCTGCTGGCGGTGAAGCGCTTGCGCGTGGCGCTCGCGCCGGAGCGGATGTAG
- a CDS encoding DUF5069 domain-containing protein: MEPLDFTLGPPRSPHARLAGIVFTARVVDKLRASLPGGNLNGYVTTVGFSELWAYYTKIDLTELREVVAGAADEAEVERWIAERTVGLDAPAINAKMEGFACSRVTGEMRALFDQFYPAELQARFDRVLDLIEADDARIFGLSRH; this comes from the coding sequence ATGGAACCGTTGGACTTCACCCTGGGGCCGCCGCGCTCGCCGCACGCCCGGCTCGCGGGCATCGTCTTCACGGCACGCGTCGTCGACAAGCTGCGCGCATCGCTGCCGGGCGGGAACCTCAACGGGTACGTCACGACGGTCGGGTTCTCGGAGCTGTGGGCCTACTACACGAAGATCGATCTCACCGAGCTGCGCGAGGTCGTCGCGGGTGCGGCCGACGAGGCCGAGGTCGAGCGCTGGATCGCCGAACGAACAGTCGGTCTGGACGCGCCGGCGATCAACGCCAAGATGGAAGGTTTCGCCTGCAGCCGTGTCACCGGCGAGATGCGCGCGCTGTTCGACCAGTTCTATCCGGCCGAGCTGCAAGCGCGCTTCGACCGAGTGCTGGACCTCATCGAGGCGGACGACGCGCGGATCTTCGGATTATCCCGGCATTAG
- a CDS encoding helix-turn-helix transcriptional regulator, with protein sequence MTRPEPVPSASSESKQRLTATELRIIQGLAEGLQSKEIAVVIGRSTATVEFHIRMLFAKLSARSRPQLVARGYEFGYLR encoded by the coding sequence GTGACGAGACCTGAACCGGTCCCCTCGGCGTCGAGCGAGTCGAAGCAGCGGCTCACCGCGACCGAGTTGCGGATCATTCAGGGTCTCGCCGAGGGATTGCAGAGCAAGGAGATCGCGGTCGTGATCGGCCGGAGCACGGCGACGGTGGAGTTCCACATTCGCATGCTCTTCGCGAAGCTCTCCGCCCGCTCGCGGCCACAGTTGGTCGCGCGCGGCTACGAGTTCGGCTACTTGCGCTGA
- a CDS encoding VOC family protein, with translation MFSHISLRVRDLPASVRFYQAFLAPLGYGVAHQDDESAGFGPPDQPMFWLTLGGAPSANAHLAFAAADDATVDRAYAAGLAAGGRDNGKPELIPDYGPTYYGGFLFDPDGNNVEAVHS, from the coding sequence ATGTTCAGTCACATCTCCCTTCGCGTTCGCGACCTGCCCGCCAGCGTGCGCTTCTACCAAGCCTTTCTCGCGCCGCTCGGCTACGGCGTGGCCCACCAAGACGACGAGAGCGCCGGCTTCGGTCCGCCGGACCAACCCATGTTCTGGCTCACGCTCGGCGGGGCGCCGAGCGCCAACGCGCACCTCGCCTTCGCGGCCGCCGACGACGCGACCGTCGATCGCGCGTACGCGGCCGGACTCGCCGCGGGCGGGCGCGACAACGGCAAGCCGGAGCTGATCCCCGACTACGGGCCGACCTACTACGGCGGCTTCCTGTTCGACCCCGACGGCAACAACGTCGAGGCCGTGCACAGCTGA
- a CDS encoding flagellar basal body rod C-terminal domain-containing protein, producing the protein MDGMEWMGSAMRAARAELDVATHDLANAASDGFRKTIADVRLTPHGLAVTTRVSPEQGAMRATGRQFDLALLGPGVFRVGDRTTREGAFSRDRDGWLVDDRGQRLHGACGALRVSPDARVDADGLVHDRGRVVDRLPLPPGTHVQAGALESSAVNAVDETLAILTAQRAFETAQKTLLALDATREKAANEIGRVQ; encoded by the coding sequence ATGGACGGAATGGAGTGGATGGGCTCGGCGATGCGGGCCGCGCGCGCCGAGCTGGACGTGGCGACCCACGATCTGGCCAACGCCGCCAGCGACGGGTTCCGCAAGACGATCGCCGACGTTCGGCTGACGCCGCACGGGCTCGCCGTCACCACGCGCGTCAGCCCCGAGCAAGGCGCGATGCGCGCGACGGGGCGGCAATTCGATCTCGCGCTGCTGGGGCCGGGCGTGTTTCGCGTCGGCGACCGAACGACGCGCGAAGGCGCGTTCAGTCGCGATCGTGACGGCTGGCTGGTCGACGACCGCGGGCAGCGGCTCCACGGCGCGTGCGGCGCCTTGCGCGTCTCGCCCGATGCGCGAGTCGACGCCGACGGGCTCGTCCACGATCGCGGGCGCGTCGTCGACCGGCTGCCGCTGCCGCCGGGAACGCACGTCCAGGCCGGCGCGCTCGAATCCAGCGCGGTCAACGCGGTCGACGAAACGCTGGCGATCCTGACCGCGCAGCGCGCGTTCGAGACGGCGCAGAAGACGCTGCTCGCGCTCGACGCGACGCGCGAGAAGGCGGCCAACGAGATCGGGCGCGTGCAATGA
- a CDS encoding flagellar hook-basal body complex protein yields MNRAMFAAASGMAAQQLELEVVADNLANADVAGFKGATETFADVRAGGIGLGTVAVGRHPVFVQGKLERSGGPFDLAIDGPGFFVVERDGQRAYTRAGAFARQADGRVRDAAGWALAGVRIPADAIAVRVARDGRVSVDVPGQADRTIAHLRLAEFPAPEALRPLSATLFARTEASGRPGLIVPGMRGAPSLAFGMLEKSTVSIVESMMQILGAQRAYEANAKGVQAADEMLRIANNLHRG; encoded by the coding sequence ATGAACCGCGCGATGTTCGCCGCCGCCAGCGGCATGGCGGCGCAGCAGCTCGAGCTCGAAGTCGTCGCCGACAACCTCGCCAACGCCGACGTCGCCGGCTTCAAGGGCGCGACCGAGACGTTCGCCGACGTGCGCGCCGGCGGGATCGGCCTGGGGACGGTGGCGGTCGGCCGCCATCCGGTGTTCGTGCAGGGCAAGCTCGAGCGCAGCGGCGGCCCGTTCGACCTGGCCATCGACGGACCGGGCTTTTTCGTCGTCGAGCGCGACGGGCAGCGCGCGTACACGCGCGCCGGCGCGTTCGCGCGGCAGGCTGACGGCCGCGTGCGCGACGCCGCCGGCTGGGCGCTGGCGGGCGTGCGGATTCCGGCCGACGCGATCGCGGTGCGCGTCGCGCGCGACGGTCGCGTCAGCGTCGACGTTCCCGGCCAAGCGGATCGCACGATCGCACACCTGCGGCTGGCGGAGTTTCCGGCACCGGAGGCGCTGCGGCCGCTCAGCGCGACGCTGTTCGCGCGCACCGAGGCCTCCGGCCGGCCGGGCCTGATCGTGCCGGGGATGCGCGGCGCACCGTCGCTGGCGTTCGGGATGCTCGAGAAGAGCACGGTTTCGATCGTCGAGTCGATGATGCAGATCCTCGGCGCGCAACGGGCGTACGAGGCCAACGCGAAGGGAGTGCAGGCGGCCGATGAGATGCTGCGGATCGCCAACAACCTCCATCGCGGCTGA
- a CDS encoding MBL fold metallo-hydrolase, with protein sequence MSELSRGEFFGVTAATGVAGAVNPGGAVVAAPGGNATLTTRWYGGGVFELATPDDKTIVLVDCWIWNNSGWKAFNLEKPPEFASAAAYAAHIKSRKPDVVIVTLSHDHGDHIGDYFETLAALVAAGVDVKTVGQSDLMRVGLVPKFKAAGLDNTALVLNNGAGMNFGGHAAYKGVQTFLVPAVHSCASGFPAAGFIIDVGGARVYASGDTDMYGDMATVGGRYHPDLAVVCAGNGAFTMGPADAAYTCKLMGVTQAIPVHYAHNPLVLGPQAADLFRGALASAAPQAKATTFAHPGERLTLTIARNPNRA encoded by the coding sequence ATGAGCGAGCTCTCGCGCGGCGAATTCTTCGGTGTCACGGCGGCGACCGGCGTGGCCGGCGCGGTCAACCCGGGCGGCGCGGTCGTCGCGGCCCCCGGCGGCAACGCCACCCTGACGACGCGTTGGTACGGCGGCGGCGTCTTCGAGCTGGCGACGCCCGACGACAAGACGATCGTGCTGGTGGACTGTTGGATCTGGAACAACTCCGGCTGGAAGGCGTTCAACCTCGAGAAGCCGCCCGAGTTCGCCAGCGCCGCCGCCTACGCGGCGCACATCAAGAGCCGCAAGCCGGACGTGGTGATCGTCACGCTCTCGCACGACCACGGCGACCACATCGGCGACTACTTCGAGACGCTGGCGGCGCTGGTCGCGGCCGGCGTCGACGTGAAGACGGTCGGCCAGAGCGATCTCATGCGCGTCGGCCTGGTGCCCAAGTTCAAGGCGGCCGGCCTGGACAACACGGCGCTCGTGCTCAACAACGGCGCCGGGATGAACTTCGGCGGCCACGCCGCGTACAAAGGCGTGCAGACGTTCCTGGTTCCCGCCGTTCACTCGTGCGCGTCGGGCTTCCCGGCCGCGGGCTTCATCATCGACGTCGGCGGGGCACGCGTCTACGCCTCGGGCGACACCGACATGTACGGCGACATGGCGACGGTCGGCGGCCGCTATCACCCGGACCTGGCCGTCGTGTGCGCCGGCAACGGCGCGTTCACCATGGGCCCGGCCGACGCGGCGTACACCTGCAAGCTGATGGGCGTCACGCAAGCGATCCCGGTGCACTACGCGCACAACCCGCTGGTGCTGGGGCCGCAGGCCGCCGACCTGTTCCGCGGCGCGCTGGCGAGCGCGGCGCCGCAGGCGAAGGCGACCACGTTCGCCCATCCCGGCGAACGCCTCACCCTGACCATCGCCCGGAACCCGAACCGAGCCTAG